A DNA window from Eikenella exigua contains the following coding sequences:
- the fabB gene encoding beta-ketoacyl-ACP synthase I, whose amino-acid sequence MKRVVVTGIGIVSSLGNNCREVLESLRQLKSGIAFDESYREMGLRSHVAGNINIDTKEHIDRKILRFMGNAAAYAYIAMKEAIANAGLTEEQVSNVRTGIVAGSGGASSASQVEAADTLRESGVKRIGPYGVTKTMASTVAACLATPFKIKGVNYSISSACSTSAHCIGHAAELIQLGKQDIVFAGGGEEVSWQMSSLFDAMGALSSKYNDTPEQASRAYDADRDGFVISGGGSILVMEEYEHAKARGANILCELTGYGATSDGHDMVQPSGEGAVRCMQMALAQHGGSVDYINAHGTSTPVGDTKELGAIRETFEGKKVPLISSTKSLSGHALGAAGSNEAIYSILMMLNDFVCASANVLNLDEKAANLPIVRENISKKLDAVMSNSFGFGGTNATLIFSCM is encoded by the coding sequence ATGAAACGAGTAGTCGTAACCGGTATCGGCATCGTGTCCAGCTTGGGCAACAACTGCCGCGAAGTGCTCGAATCGCTGCGCCAGCTCAAATCCGGCATCGCTTTTGACGAAAGCTACCGCGAAATGGGCTTGCGCTCGCACGTGGCCGGCAACATCAATATCGATACCAAAGAGCACATCGACCGCAAAATCCTGCGCTTTATGGGCAACGCTGCCGCCTATGCCTATATCGCCATGAAAGAAGCCATCGCCAACGCCGGGCTCACTGAAGAACAGGTATCAAACGTACGCACCGGCATCGTGGCCGGCAGCGGCGGCGCCTCTTCCGCCTCACAAGTGGAAGCAGCCGATACCTTGCGCGAAAGCGGCGTGAAGCGCATCGGCCCCTACGGCGTAACCAAAACCATGGCCTCCACTGTGGCCGCCTGCTTGGCTACCCCGTTTAAAATCAAAGGTGTGAACTATTCCATCAGCTCCGCCTGCTCCACTTCCGCCCACTGCATCGGCCATGCCGCCGAGCTGATTCAGCTTGGCAAGCAAGACATCGTGTTTGCCGGCGGCGGAGAAGAAGTATCTTGGCAGATGAGCTCCCTGTTTGATGCCATGGGCGCGTTATCAAGCAAATACAACGACACGCCCGAACAGGCCAGCCGCGCTTACGATGCCGACCGCGACGGCTTCGTGATTTCCGGCGGCGGCAGCATTTTGGTGATGGAAGAATACGAACACGCCAAAGCGCGCGGCGCCAATATTTTGTGCGAACTCACTGGCTACGGCGCCACTTCCGACGGCCACGATATGGTGCAGCCTTCCGGCGAAGGCGCGGTGCGTTGCATGCAAATGGCACTGGCCCAGCACGGCGGCAGCGTGGACTACATCAATGCCCACGGCACGTCCACCCCAGTAGGCGACACCAAAGAGCTCGGCGCCATCCGCGAAACCTTTGAAGGCAAAAAAGTGCCGCTCATCAGCTCCACCAAATCTCTCTCTGGCCACGCCCTCGGTGCCGCCGGCTCGAATGAGGCAATTTACTCTATTCTGATGATGCTCAACGATTTCGTATGCGCCAGCGCCAATGTTCTAAATTTGGACGAAAAAGCCGCCAATTTGCCGATTGTACGCGAAAACATCAGCAAAAAGCTTGACGCCGTAATGTCGAATAGCTTCGGCTTCGGCGGCACCAATGCCACCCTGATTTTCAGCTGCATGTAG
- the fabA gene encoding 3-hydroxyacyl-[acyl-carrier-protein] dehydratase FabA, which yields MSNFVPQNSYSKEELLACGRGELFGAGNAQLPVPNMLMIDRIVEINSTGGKYGKGEIIAELDIHPDLWFFGCHFIGDPVMPGCLGLDAMWQLVGFFLGWTGAPGRGRALGCAEVKFTGQVLPKHKKITYHIHMKRVMNSKLVLGIADAEMSVDGHKIYEGNGLRVGLFTSTDDF from the coding sequence ATGAGCAATTTCGTTCCACAAAACAGCTACTCCAAAGAAGAACTCTTGGCCTGCGGCCGCGGCGAACTTTTCGGCGCCGGCAACGCGCAGCTGCCGGTGCCCAATATGTTGATGATCGACCGCATTGTTGAAATCAACTCCACCGGCGGCAAATACGGCAAGGGCGAAATCATCGCCGAATTGGATATCCACCCCGATTTGTGGTTCTTCGGCTGCCACTTCATCGGTGATCCGGTGATGCCCGGCTGCTTGGGTTTGGACGCCATGTGGCAATTAGTGGGCTTCTTCCTGGGCTGGACGGGTGCGCCTGGCCGCGGCCGCGCCTTGGGCTGCGCCGAAGTGAAATTCACCGGCCAAGTATTGCCCAAGCACAAGAAAATCACTTACCACATCCACATGAAACGCGTGATGAACAGCAAGCTGGTGTTGGGCATTGCCGATGCGGAAATGAGCGTGGACGGCCATAAGATTTACGAAGGAAACGGCCTGCGCGTAGGTTTGTTTACCAGCACAGACGATTTCTAG